The genomic interval AGCATCTTCGTCTGAGCGAGGACGGCATGACCAAGGAGCTCGCAGTCGTGCATCACTCCGATCGGCGCACCGACGTCCACATGCCCTATGCCCCGGGTATCCTGGTGGCGCGGGGACGCTTGGTGTTCCTCTCCGGCGTCACCGCCGCGCCGGTGTACCACAGCCACCCACATCGCGACGAGGAGTTCGATCTGCCGGATAGCATGCGCGAGCAGGCCCGATTGACCATGGAGAATCTCAAGAAAACGCTCGAGGCCGCGGGCTGCACCATGCGCGACCTCGTGTCCGCCACCCGCTACCTCACCGCGGTGGAGGAGCAGGACGACCTCAACCGCGTCTGGGCCGCTTACCTCGACGGACACCTCCCCACCACGACCACGGTGGAGGTCTCGCGGCTCGCCACCCACGCGCGCTGCAAGGTCGAGATCAGCGCGATCGCGGTGGCCGACGCATGAGCGCCCGCCAGAACTACGGATTCGAGCGCCGGCGCAAGGCCGACGCCCAGCGGGCCAAGCAGGAGGAGAAGCGTCTGCGGAAGAGCGAGCGGGAGACCTCCGGGGCGAGCGGCCCCGAGATGGGCGAGCCGGTAGATGCGGCAGCTCCGCCGCCGGGAGTGTGGGAGTGGTTCTCGCCCAGCCGGGCCCGCACCGTCAATGTGGCGGAGGGCACGCGCCCGTCCGCCGACGCGCCCGACGACTGGGTCCTGCTCACCGACGTCCCGCCCGGGACTCAGCTGCCGAGCTGAGACGGGGAGACGGGCGGCGTCGTCGCCGCCCTACGCCCTACTGCCCGTGGCCTAGCGGCAGCTTCGCGATGGGCCCGATGATCCCGACGAGACGGATCGCCGCGAAGACCTTGATGGCCACCCAGCCCGGGTCGAACTCGAAGCGCCCCACGCTGAATTTCGGCGAGCGGGGGTAGGCGTGGTGGTTGTTGTGCAGGCTCTCCCCGCCGGTAAACCAGGCGAGGACACGCGAGTTGTAGGCGGTGTTCATGAAATTCTGGGCGCCCCGCCAGTGCCCGAGCCCGTTGATCAGCGGGGAGAGCACGAACACGTAGAGGATGCCGTGGGCGACCATGGCGATGATGCCCGCCCAGAAGCCCAGGATCACGCAGAGGATCGAGGTGCCGAGGAAGAGGCCCGTCCAGCCCCACGAGAACACGTAGCGATCCCAGCGGTCCTCGACGAGGTCGGGGGCGAACTTCCGGACGATGTCGGGCGACATCGCCTCGCGCGCATAGTAGTAAACGTTGAAGAGCTGCACCTTCCAGAAACCAAAGATCATCGGGCTATGGGGGTCGCCCTCGCGATCCGTGAACGTGTGATGCTTGCGGTGCACCGCCACCCACTCCTGCCGCCGCATGCCGGTGCTGAGCCAGAGCGTGAGGCGGAAGACCCAATCGAGGAGCGGGTGCACGTCGAGCGCTCGGTGGGCCAGCGCGCGGTGCAGGTACACCGTGGTGGCGAGCACCGTCGCCTGGGTGACGACGATCGCGGCGATCACGACGAGAACGGCGTGAAGGAACATGTCTCCCCTATTCGTGTAGGTACGGCTCAGTTTTCAAGTGGAAGCCGGCACGACAGGGCGCCGGCGCGCCTGAGGCCCGGGCAAGTATACACGAATCCGGGTCCACATCACCCTTCTCGAACGACCTTAGGCTAGGCTAACCGGCGTCGACACGGTGGGGGTGCTTGAGCCGGTCCCCCGGCCGGAGGTTCAGGACGGCCTCCGGGAAGATCTCGGCCAGCCACTTGACCACGTCGTTGAGCGTCACGATGCCGATCGGCCGCCCCTCCGTGTCGACCAGGGGGATGGTCCGGAAGCCGGCAGTGCTCATCCGGTTCACGGCGAAGCAGATCCGGTCCTGGGGAGAGAGCGCCTCGGGCCGGGCCGTCATGACGGCGCCCAGCCGGGTGGCCCGTGGATCGCGCCCCTCGCCGATCACGCGGATCAAGACGTCGC from Candidatus Methylomirabilota bacterium carries:
- a CDS encoding RidA family protein; protein product: MTKELAVVHHSDRRTDVHMPYAPGILVARGRLVFLSGVTAAPVYHSHPHRDEEFDLPDSMREQARLTMENLKKTLEAAGCTMRDLVSATRYLTAVEEQDDLNRVWAAYLDGHLPTTTTVEVSRLATHARCKVEISAIAVADA
- a CDS encoding fatty acid desaturase → MFLHAVLVVIAAIVVTQATVLATTVYLHRALAHRALDVHPLLDWVFRLTLWLSTGMRRQEWVAVHRKHHTFTDREGDPHSPMIFGFWKVQLFNVYYYAREAMSPDIVRKFAPDLVEDRWDRYVFSWGWTGLFLGTSILCVILGFWAGIIAMVAHGILYVFVLSPLINGLGHWRGAQNFMNTAYNSRVLAWFTGGESLHNNHHAYPRSPKFSVGRFEFDPGWVAIKVFAAIRLVGIIGPIAKLPLGHGQ
- a CDS encoding CBS domain-containing protein, with the translated sequence MSEFEDEYSETLDSDFKKLEGALLNDTVQLLAPSEPIRLTAEATVHEAIERMVAQRRAAVVVVDGDGRLVGIFTERDVLIRVIGEGRDPRATRLGAVMTARPEALSPQDRICFAVNRMSTAGFRTIPLVDTEGRPIGIVTLNDVVKWLAEIFPEAVLNLRPGDRLKHPHRVDAG